Proteins from a single region of Streptomyces vinaceus:
- a CDS encoding NADPH-dependent FMN reductase — translation MSEPLRVAVIVASVRDGRFGPVIANWFTGVARERQNLEIDVIDLIEHDLPNRLSQSPDLEVQAVLSGVSPRLAAADAFVVVTPEYNHSYPASLKSLIDWHTTEWHAKPVGFVGYGGLAGGMRAVEHLRQIFAETHSVTVRDTVGFHGPWGQFDEQGNLIDPTEAEAAAKTLLDALEWWGTALKDKKAQQPYGS, via the coding sequence ATGTCTGAGCCGCTCCGCGTCGCAGTCATCGTCGCAAGTGTCCGTGACGGCCGGTTCGGCCCGGTCATCGCGAACTGGTTCACCGGTGTCGCCCGTGAGCGGCAGAACCTTGAGATCGACGTGATCGACCTGATCGAGCACGACCTGCCGAACCGGCTGTCGCAGTCGCCGGACCTGGAGGTCCAGGCCGTGCTCTCGGGCGTTTCGCCGCGTCTGGCCGCCGCCGACGCGTTCGTCGTCGTCACCCCCGAGTACAACCACTCCTACCCGGCGTCCCTCAAGTCGCTGATCGACTGGCACACCACCGAGTGGCACGCCAAGCCGGTCGGCTTCGTCGGCTACGGCGGCCTCGCGGGCGGTATGCGCGCCGTCGAGCACCTGCGCCAGATCTTCGCCGAGACCCACTCGGTGACGGTCCGCGACACCGTCGGATTCCACGGTCCCTGGGGCCAGTTCGACGAGCAGGGCAACCTGATCGACCCGACCGAGGCGGAGGCCGCGGCCAAGACCCTGCTCGACGCGCTGGAGTGGTGGGGCACCGCGCTCAAGGACAAGAAGGCCCAGCAGCCGTACGGCAGCTGA
- a CDS encoding MFS transporter has protein sequence MSLRTTPAQPTAPHRVALRGGADRPASPEAGRSVARVVAAISLLGMLVVGQLYVAIPLLPDIGRAWGVDQASATWATSAYAVTYAIISLFSGALARRFGTRAVLVAGVSALAVVTACVPLADSFGVGLALRAGQGLFAGVYVPLVYAYLNTHVPASKLPTALTIVSACMAGTIVAGQVESQLLAAAVGWRGTFWVTAPLLLAGAQVLRRVLAPVDPARAKGGADTGAAGGAASRAARGATRRMWLRLLPLYVVGITCSSTMTAIYTSVQLYGPASLVGDGQAMLTLRATAIPALVLGVLLSPLLGRIPARPRGAGAFAVAAAGICGAGLFGGTAAGLAGALFVFMLGLAAIGPAVVQEIGALSGAAHGVMATALYGFTLNIGGGVGAQVPLAFGEVRGVGLFMSALLAGCVVLLVATGRRRRRAAYVTD, from the coding sequence ATGAGCCTGCGCACGACCCCCGCACAGCCCACCGCCCCGCACCGGGTCGCGTTACGCGGCGGCGCGGACCGCCCCGCCTCACCCGAGGCGGGGCGGTCCGTCGCACGCGTGGTCGCGGCCATATCCCTGCTCGGGATGCTGGTGGTGGGCCAGCTGTACGTGGCGATCCCGCTGCTGCCCGACATCGGGCGGGCCTGGGGGGTGGACCAGGCGTCGGCCACCTGGGCGACGTCCGCGTACGCGGTGACGTACGCGATCATCTCGCTGTTCAGCGGGGCGCTGGCCCGGCGGTTCGGCACCCGGGCGGTGCTGGTGGCCGGGGTGAGCGCGCTGGCGGTGGTGACGGCCTGCGTGCCGCTGGCGGATTCCTTCGGCGTGGGGCTGGCGCTGCGGGCCGGGCAGGGCCTGTTCGCCGGCGTGTACGTCCCGCTGGTGTACGCGTACCTGAACACGCACGTACCGGCGTCGAAGCTGCCGACCGCGCTGACGATCGTCTCCGCCTGCATGGCGGGGACGATCGTCGCCGGTCAGGTGGAATCGCAGCTGCTGGCCGCCGCCGTCGGCTGGCGGGGCACGTTCTGGGTGACCGCGCCGCTGCTGCTGGCGGGTGCGCAGGTGCTGCGCCGGGTGCTGGCGCCGGTGGATCCGGCGCGGGCCAAGGGCGGCGCGGACACCGGGGCCGCCGGGGGCGCCGCCTCGCGGGCGGCCCGCGGGGCCACCCGGCGGATGTGGCTGCGGCTGCTGCCCCTGTACGTCGTCGGGATCACCTGCTCCAGCACCATGACGGCCATCTACACGAGCGTGCAGCTGTACGGGCCTGCCTCGCTGGTCGGTGACGGCCAGGCGATGCTGACGCTGCGGGCCACGGCGATCCCCGCGCTGGTGCTGGGCGTCCTGCTGTCGCCGCTGCTGGGCCGGATCCCGGCGCGGCCGCGCGGGGCCGGGGCGTTCGCCGTGGCGGCGGCGGGGATCTGCGGCGCCGGGCTGTTCGGCGGTACGGCCGCCGGGCTGGCCGGGGCGCTGTTCGTGTTCATGCTGGGCCTGGCGGCGATCGGCCCTGCCGTGGTGCAGGAGATCGGCGCGCTGTCGGGCGCGGCCCACGGGGTCATGGCGACGGCCCTGTACGGGTTCACGCTCAACATCGGCGGCGGGGTGGGGGCACAGGTCCCGCTGGCGTTCGGCGAGGTCAGGGGCGTCGGGCTGTTCATGTCGGCGCTGCTGGCCGGCTGCGTGGTGCTGCTGGTGGCGACCGGCCGCCGGCGGCGGCGCGCCGCGTACGTGACGGACTAG
- a CDS encoding NAD(P)H-dependent oxidoreductase: MTNIAVIYYSSTGSTYKLAEAAAAAAEKEGAEVRLLRVAEIDPNGEAARRDGASDFQNATKDVPVVTLADLEWADGILIGTPVHFGLAAPQLMHFINSTSKLSIEGKLLNKAVSAFASGSAAHGGQVSAILALHNAITHWGSLIVSTGSTDPVLYKPKNGNPYGASAVVGGNPGQVPEENLEAAAFQARRTLEVAAVVKTLDAR, from the coding sequence ATGACGAACATCGCTGTCATCTACTACTCGTCCACCGGCTCCACCTACAAGCTCGCCGAGGCCGCCGCCGCGGCGGCCGAGAAGGAGGGCGCGGAGGTCCGCCTGCTGCGCGTCGCCGAGATCGACCCGAACGGCGAGGCCGCGCGCCGCGACGGCGCCTCGGACTTCCAGAACGCCACCAAGGACGTCCCCGTGGTGACCCTCGCGGACCTGGAGTGGGCGGACGGCATCCTCATCGGCACCCCGGTGCACTTCGGTCTCGCCGCCCCGCAGCTGATGCACTTCATCAACTCCACGTCGAAGCTGTCGATCGAGGGCAAGCTGCTGAACAAGGCGGTCTCCGCTTTCGCGTCCGGCTCGGCGGCCCACGGTGGCCAGGTCTCCGCGATCCTCGCCCTGCACAACGCGATCACCCACTGGGGTTCGCTCATCGTCTCCACCGGTTCGACCGACCCGGTGCTGTACAAGCCGAAGAACGGCAACCCGTACGGCGCCTCCGCCGTGGTCGGCGGCAACCCGGGCCAGGTCCCGGAGGAGAACCTGGAGGCCGCGGCCTTCCAGGCGCGCCGTACGCTGGAGGTCGCCGCTGTGGTCAAGACCCTGGACGCCCGGTGA
- a CDS encoding arylamine N-acetyltransferase family protein: MIDNGLATAYLARIGASRPAKADLAALAELTERHVLTVPFENLDYHLGQEIHLDERVVDKIVHQGRGGACYEVNPAFGLLLEALGFQVEILSARVHRPGGLGAPLGHLMLRVSVDGSAYLVDVGFRRNARRPLLLGTEAVQYDPQGAFAFGPEREGEFDLFLDGEPMYRVDGRARELGEFRPSLWWFRTCPDSPFMQDVFCSLPTVEGRITLKGHTLTKRVHGEFTVEHLADDTEVFEAYHKHFGMTLDRLPDEPVRPAGTPGIAVE; the protein is encoded by the coding sequence GTGATCGACAACGGGCTCGCCACGGCGTATCTGGCCCGGATCGGCGCGTCCCGCCCCGCGAAGGCCGATCTGGCGGCGCTGGCCGAGCTGACGGAACGGCACGTGCTGACCGTGCCGTTCGAGAACCTCGACTACCACCTCGGCCAGGAGATCCACCTGGACGAGCGGGTCGTCGACAAGATCGTGCACCAGGGCCGCGGCGGTGCCTGCTACGAGGTGAACCCGGCCTTCGGGCTGCTGCTGGAGGCGCTCGGCTTCCAGGTGGAGATCCTCTCGGCGCGGGTGCACCGCCCGGGCGGGCTCGGCGCTCCGCTGGGCCACCTGATGCTGCGCGTGAGCGTCGACGGGTCGGCGTACCTGGTGGACGTGGGCTTCCGGCGCAACGCGCGCCGGCCGCTGCTGCTGGGGACCGAGGCGGTGCAGTACGACCCGCAGGGCGCGTTCGCCTTCGGGCCGGAGCGGGAGGGCGAGTTCGACCTGTTCCTGGACGGCGAGCCGATGTACCGGGTGGACGGCCGGGCGCGTGAGCTGGGCGAGTTCCGGCCTTCGCTGTGGTGGTTCCGCACCTGCCCGGACTCGCCGTTCATGCAGGACGTGTTCTGCTCGCTGCCGACGGTCGAGGGCCGGATCACGCTGAAGGGCCACACCCTGACCAAGCGCGTCCACGGCGAGTTCACCGTGGAGCACCTGGCCGACGACACCGAGGTGTTCGAGGCCTACCACAAGCACTTCGGCATGACGCTGGACCGGCTGCCCGACGAGCCGGTGCGCCCCGCGGGCACGCCCGGTATCGCCGTCGAGTAG
- a CDS encoding YybH family protein, translated as MTTLVTAPAELPNAFLRAFNARDMEAIDRLFEPGAVRVLTPGEVVTGEGRRDATRSFMALGIPMKLTVRHCYEYDDLALLLCDYLIKGVKPDGTSVLHEGTATDVVRRGADGSWRYAIDNPPGIDRESAKP; from the coding sequence ATGACCACACTCGTCACGGCACCGGCCGAACTGCCGAATGCGTTCCTGCGCGCCTTCAACGCCCGCGACATGGAGGCGATCGACCGCCTCTTCGAGCCCGGGGCGGTCCGCGTGCTGACCCCCGGCGAGGTCGTCACGGGCGAGGGCCGGCGCGACGCGACCCGCAGCTTCATGGCGCTCGGCATTCCGATGAAATTGACGGTGCGCCACTGCTATGAATACGACGACTTGGCGCTGCTGCTGTGTGACTATCTGATCAAGGGCGTCAAGCCGGACGGAACTTCCGTCCTCCACGAAGGCACGGCCACGGATGTGGTGCGCCGCGGTGCGGACGGCTCCTGGCGCTATGCCATCGACAACCCGCCGGGAATCGACCGCGAAAGCGCGAAGCCCTGA
- a CDS encoding NAD(P)H-dependent oxidoreductase: protein MTNVAIVYYSATGNIHKLAVAAAEAAEKAGAQVRLRRVAEIQEATIAPNFTEWTEAFQEHVGGSSREVEIATQDDLDWADAVIWGTPGRYGAMAGPLKHFIDQTFELHARGGLKNKAMSSFTSTGTQHGGQESTVLSLSNVFYHWGAIIVPPGVTDPIMVAPSNGNPYGVSATSGLQAVPGLLAQNVTEDNLKAVGYQTVRTLQVAEALKQGLGN from the coding sequence ATGACCAACGTCGCGATCGTCTACTACTCGGCCACCGGAAACATCCACAAGCTCGCGGTGGCAGCAGCCGAGGCCGCCGAGAAGGCGGGCGCGCAGGTCCGTCTGCGCCGCGTCGCCGAGATCCAGGAAGCCACCATCGCGCCCAACTTCACGGAGTGGACCGAGGCGTTCCAGGAGCACGTCGGCGGCAGCAGCCGCGAGGTCGAGATCGCCACGCAGGACGATCTCGACTGGGCCGACGCGGTCATCTGGGGCACCCCGGGCCGCTACGGCGCCATGGCCGGCCCGCTCAAGCACTTCATCGACCAGACCTTCGAACTGCACGCCCGGGGCGGCCTGAAGAACAAGGCCATGTCCTCGTTCACGTCCACGGGCACCCAGCACGGCGGCCAGGAGTCGACCGTCCTGTCGCTGTCGAACGTCTTCTACCACTGGGGCGCGATCATCGTGCCCCCGGGCGTCACCGACCCGATCATGGTGGCGCCGAGCAACGGCAACCCGTACGGCGTGAGCGCCACCTCCGGGCTCCAGGCCGTCCCCGGCCTGCTCGCCCAGAACGTGACCGAGGACAACCTCAAGGCGGTCGGCTACCAGACCGTCCGCACCCTCCAGGTCGCCGAGGCCCTCAAGCAGGGACTGGGGAACTGA
- a CDS encoding class I adenylate-forming enzyme family protein, with translation MLRIPKNKTPLYLGLVAEEAAAQFGANTITLDRTMDALPEVGQVLTVAQFADLIAEMANRLWASGIRPSEHVVIHKTNNFDITLFACAAARIGAVPVMLSAHLDGETINALLQRLPSPTLLTDAAKLTGSLAASPLAELTARVISVTEPVEGAISLSDLAGAPERSAVTLHPDSHAIMTHTSGTTGIPKLVVHSARSIGARYRWQNIPVSLLRQREPILMHVSYVHSRMYPGIASMMLNNKPMVFLDDAEPAKVADAMVKYRPGVFETHPNSFLECESILDDPRKPFKTVRFYNSTFDAIHPGTMDKFLRASERKNPVFLQVYGQSECGPLVGRPYTRKTVMQADGRCQGYSTPGITKYRLVSRNGKPVTRDNPGYIDVQTSGRALTYYGEAERFEKQLDGDWWRGGDIGYRTKWGCLHLLDREVDQIPTIHSTLEVEDTVLHRLPELTELIIVPGPDQEPVPVVCTKDDAPLDLARWKRAIADQSAMADPIQMKLGELPRTATAKIKRLELARRLADQVTHELAS, from the coding sequence ATGCTCCGGATTCCCAAGAACAAGACGCCGCTCTACCTCGGCCTGGTGGCCGAGGAGGCTGCCGCCCAGTTCGGCGCCAACACCATCACGCTCGACCGCACCATGGACGCCCTCCCCGAGGTCGGCCAGGTCCTGACGGTCGCCCAATTCGCCGACCTGATCGCCGAGATGGCAAACCGCCTGTGGGCCAGTGGTATCCGGCCCAGCGAACACGTCGTCATCCACAAGACCAACAACTTCGACATCACCCTCTTCGCGTGCGCCGCGGCCCGCATCGGCGCCGTCCCGGTGATGCTCTCCGCGCACCTCGACGGAGAGACCATCAACGCGCTGCTGCAGCGGCTGCCTTCGCCGACGCTGCTGACGGACGCCGCGAAGCTGACGGGCTCGCTGGCCGCGTCGCCGCTCGCCGAGCTCACCGCGCGGGTCATCTCGGTCACCGAGCCGGTCGAGGGCGCGATCTCGCTCTCCGACCTGGCCGGCGCCCCCGAGCGCTCGGCGGTCACGCTGCACCCCGACTCGCACGCCATCATGACCCACACCTCGGGCACCACCGGCATCCCCAAGCTCGTGGTGCACTCGGCCCGCTCGATCGGCGCCCGCTACCGCTGGCAGAACATCCCCGTCAGCCTGCTGCGCCAGCGCGAGCCCATCCTGATGCACGTCTCCTACGTCCACTCGCGCATGTACCCCGGCATCGCGTCCATGATGCTGAACAACAAGCCGATGGTCTTCCTGGACGACGCCGAGCCGGCGAAGGTCGCCGACGCGATGGTCAAGTACCGTCCGGGCGTCTTCGAGACGCACCCGAACTCCTTCCTGGAGTGCGAGTCGATCCTCGACGACCCCCGCAAGCCGTTCAAGACGGTGCGCTTCTACAACTCCACCTTCGACGCCATCCACCCGGGCACGATGGACAAGTTCCTGCGGGCCTCGGAGCGCAAGAACCCCGTCTTCCTCCAGGTCTACGGCCAGAGCGAGTGCGGCCCGCTGGTCGGCCGCCCCTACACCCGCAAGACCGTCATGCAGGCCGACGGCCGCTGCCAGGGCTACTCCACGCCGGGCATCACCAAGTACCGCCTGGTGTCCCGCAACGGCAAGCCCGTCACCCGCGACAACCCCGGCTACATCGACGTGCAGACCTCGGGCCGCGCCCTGACCTACTACGGCGAGGCCGAGCGCTTCGAGAAGCAGCTCGACGGCGACTGGTGGCGCGGCGGTGACATCGGCTACCGCACCAAGTGGGGCTGCCTGCACCTGCTGGACCGCGAGGTCGACCAGATCCCGACGATCCACTCGACCCTGGAGGTCGAGGACACCGTCCTGCACCGCCTGCCCGAGCTCACCGAGCTCATCATCGTGCCGGGCCCCGACCAGGAGCCCGTGCCCGTCGTCTGCACCAAGGACGACGCACCCCTGGACCTGGCCCGCTGGAAGCGCGCCATCGCGGACCAGTCCGCGATGGCCGACCCCATCCAGATGAAGCTCGGCGAACTGCCGCGCACGGCCACCGCCAAGATCAAGCGCCTTGAGCTGGCCCGCCGGCTGGCCGACCAGGTGACCCACGAACTGGCCTCCTGA